A single Paenibacillus sp. FSL R5-0517 DNA region contains:
- a CDS encoding carbohydrate ABC transporter permease, giving the protein MAASGTDRMVVVPKQNYHMQRVRNKTSDLLYSIFRYALVIGISFIILYPLFLKVSVAFKDKQDIYNPTIYMIPQHVTLDNIRLAAQVMDYLPLLANTLLFVTITTLLTAISCALAGYGFARFSFPGSNVLFVLVILTILVPTSTLMVPMYLHFRSFDFMGIIQLFTGKNGINLLNTYWPSVITAATAGGLKAGLFIYIFRQFFKGMPKEIEEAALIDGAGGFKTFARIMLPNAISPLITVILFSFVWQYNDTFYSALFMSESPLISLKVASLPAQANQLIPQLMGFGSNSGIKADPNYVAMIVDTGILLAIAPLIILYLFVQRYFVESIERSGVVG; this is encoded by the coding sequence ATGGCTGCATCAGGGACAGATCGCATGGTGGTAGTTCCGAAGCAGAATTACCACATGCAGCGGGTGCGAAACAAGACATCGGACCTTCTCTATTCCATATTCAGATATGCTTTGGTCATTGGTATTTCATTTATTATTTTATACCCGTTATTTCTCAAAGTGTCAGTGGCGTTCAAGGATAAGCAGGATATCTACAATCCAACGATCTATATGATTCCTCAGCACGTTACATTGGATAATATCCGGCTTGCGGCACAAGTGATGGATTACCTGCCTCTGCTGGCAAACACGTTATTGTTCGTTACCATCACAACGCTTCTGACAGCCATATCCTGTGCACTTGCCGGATACGGCTTTGCTCGGTTTTCTTTTCCAGGTAGCAATGTGCTCTTTGTCCTGGTCATTCTCACCATTCTGGTGCCAACAAGCACACTCATGGTGCCGATGTATCTGCATTTCCGCAGCTTTGACTTTATGGGCATCATCCAGTTGTTTACCGGAAAGAATGGCATTAATCTGCTGAATACGTATTGGCCTTCCGTGATTACGGCGGCAACAGCGGGAGGGCTGAAGGCGGGGTTGTTCATCTATATTTTCCGGCAGTTCTTCAAGGGCATGCCGAAGGAGATCGAGGAGGCCGCCCTGATTGACGGCGCTGGCGGATTCAAGACGTTTGCCCGTATCATGTTGCCCAATGCCATCTCACCACTGATTACGGTCATTCTGTTCTCCTTTGTGTGGCAGTACAACGATACGTTCTATTCGGCATTATTCATGAGTGAAAGTCCACTGATTTCACTGAAGGTGGCTTCCTTGCCTGCTCAGGCGAACCAGTTGATTCCGCAACTGATGGGCTTTGGTTCTAACTCGGGCATTAAGGCCGATCCGAACTATGTGGCCATGATTGTGGACACAGGTATTTTGCTGGCGATTGCACCGCTGATTATTTTGTATCTGTTTGTGCAGCGTTATTTCGTGGAGAGCATTGAGCGCTCAGGTGTAGTGGGTTAA
- a CDS encoding DUF1349 domain-containing protein produces MTNLFEHCSGQTLSANLGWLNEPADWSIEDGKVTITVSPVSDFFIDPGGDPVKASAPFLHTIIKGDFSIVTQVQVDMKEQYDSGCLMVMVDDTNWAKVCFEFFEEQPSILSVVTRGNSDDCVSSPVDVSKPYLRVARAGSSFAFHYSQDGEKWKLVRYFGLDCPEEIKVGIVAQSPIGQGTTVTFADVWLQHGLTGSVRRVE; encoded by the coding sequence ATGACGAATCTATTCGAACATTGTTCAGGTCAGACATTATCTGCCAACCTGGGATGGCTGAACGAGCCAGCAGATTGGTCCATTGAAGACGGCAAAGTAACGATAACCGTTTCGCCAGTCAGTGACTTTTTCATTGATCCGGGAGGTGACCCGGTGAAAGCCTCAGCTCCATTTTTACATACGATAATCAAGGGAGATTTCAGCATCGTCACTCAAGTACAGGTGGACATGAAAGAACAGTATGACTCGGGCTGTCTGATGGTAATGGTGGACGATACGAATTGGGCTAAAGTCTGCTTTGAATTTTTTGAAGAACAGCCGTCCATTCTCAGTGTTGTGACCCGTGGTAACTCGGATGATTGTGTATCATCCCCTGTAGATGTCAGCAAGCCTTATCTGCGTGTAGCTCGTGCAGGCAGCAGCTTTGCTTTTCATTATTCCCAGGATGGTGAGAAGTGGAAACTGGTACGTTATTTTGGCCTTGATTGCCCCGAAGAGATCAAAGTTGGCATCGTGGCCCAATCCCCAATCGGGCAAGGGACCACAGTTACTTTTGCAGATGTATGGCTTCAGCATGGACTGACCGGAAGTGTACGCCGAGTAGAATAA
- a CDS encoding MFS transporter has translation MKKIIFPGIALIAVCYAFGRFSYGLFMPEISEALHLNDAASGAINSGTYIAYCLSLLTAPLLINHKGHHYVIQLAGISAVLGLTGIALSQNAWVLAFSVFLAGLSTGWASPALGNTVNAELAPDLQARGNSWINTGTSFGIVISGPLYWLFTDYWRLTYILFAVIGVVVLLWNRRVIPATKTLPCTKSLWTCMKPTRPGSALLMACLLTGVSSAIYWTFARNFLTDEKGASDSEAVLFWIVMGVMGILGGCAGRIIERIEIGWSYRIGILLLAISLGVILLPSMAASLISAIIFGSTYIFLTSVFIVWATRLFSPNVSIGISLAFLALGAGQFLGSSMAGYTIEVFSNTTAFLAFAVLGLFGLLIRVK, from the coding sequence ATGAAAAAAATTATCTTTCCAGGCATTGCACTTATCGCTGTATGTTATGCATTCGGGCGATTCAGTTATGGATTGTTTATGCCGGAAATTTCGGAAGCCTTACACTTGAATGACGCAGCCTCTGGGGCGATTAACTCTGGAACGTATATTGCCTATTGTCTGTCCCTTCTAACGGCACCCCTGTTGATTAATCACAAGGGGCACCATTATGTCATTCAATTGGCAGGCATCAGCGCAGTGCTCGGATTAACCGGCATTGCCCTGTCTCAGAATGCATGGGTTCTTGCATTTAGTGTATTTCTAGCCGGTTTAAGTACAGGCTGGGCCTCTCCGGCACTTGGTAACACGGTTAATGCGGAACTTGCACCGGATCTGCAAGCCAGAGGCAACAGCTGGATTAATACAGGGACCAGCTTCGGAATTGTTATATCCGGTCCACTCTACTGGCTGTTCACGGATTACTGGCGTCTAACCTACATCCTGTTTGCCGTGATCGGTGTTGTAGTTCTGCTGTGGAACAGACGTGTCATTCCGGCAACCAAGACACTGCCTTGTACCAAGTCGCTCTGGACATGTATGAAACCAACCAGACCCGGGTCTGCTCTTCTGATGGCTTGTCTGTTAACAGGTGTTAGTTCCGCAATCTACTGGACCTTTGCCCGAAACTTCCTCACGGACGAGAAAGGGGCCTCCGATTCGGAAGCCGTGTTGTTCTGGATTGTGATGGGGGTTATGGGGATACTCGGTGGATGCGCCGGACGCATTATTGAACGTATTGAGATTGGGTGGTCCTACCGGATAGGTATACTTTTATTGGCTATCTCGCTGGGGGTAATCCTGCTTCCATCCATGGCGGCAAGCCTGATCTCTGCGATCATATTTGGCAGCACATATATTTTCCTGACCAGTGTATTTATCGTTTGGGCAACGCGACTATTCAGTCCCAATGTATCCATCGGAATTAGTCTTGCCTTTCTCGCGCTGGGTGCTGGGCAATTCCTCGGTTCATCCATGGCAGGTTACACGATTGAAGTGTTCTCCAATACAACGGCATTTCTGGCCTTTGCTGTACTCGGCCTGTTCGGATTGTTAATTCGAGTGAAATAA
- a CDS encoding TetR/AcrR family transcriptional regulator, giving the protein MSSKKEMLLNVAEELFYLHGFHSIGLKRIITDAGIAIMTLYNHFESKDDLIVQVLLRREQRYLEQLRQYANNKEQPMFLNLAEGHATWLKEHESRGCLFLRAKEEFGGHADHIIVQTVNAHKRHMRTLIQTLAPAASDQDLIRFALLLEGSTALAETENVNDVCRELIHMTQTSFK; this is encoded by the coding sequence ATGAGCAGCAAAAAAGAAATGCTTTTGAACGTGGCTGAAGAATTATTTTATCTGCATGGCTTCCACTCCATTGGATTGAAGCGAATTATCACAGATGCCGGGATCGCCATCATGACGTTATATAACCACTTTGAATCCAAGGATGACCTTATCGTTCAGGTGCTCCTCCGGCGCGAACAGCGTTATTTGGAACAGTTAAGGCAATATGCAAACAATAAAGAACAACCCATGTTTCTCAATCTGGCTGAAGGACATGCAACTTGGTTGAAAGAACACGAGTCAAGAGGTTGCTTGTTCTTACGCGCCAAAGAAGAATTCGGAGGTCATGCAGACCATATCATCGTCCAGACAGTGAATGCACATAAAAGACATATGCGAACGTTAATCCAAACATTGGCGCCTGCTGCAAGTGATCAAGATCTGATACGATTTGCCCTGCTGCTGGAGGGTTCTACGGCACTTGCTGAGACAGAAAATGTAAATGACGTCTGCCGAGAATTGATCCATATGACGCAAACCAGTTTCAAGTAG
- a CDS encoding DeoR/GlpR family DNA-binding transcription regulator, protein MSLTYEERKNTILTRLATQGKVQVQALADLFQVSTETIRRDLDRLEKEGELRKVYGGAVRVRSGMIEAPFQKRAQLQMSEKQRIGIAAAALIEDGETVMLDNGTTTLEIMRQLRNRSQVTVITNSVPILTCALEGFAGKIIFAGGEINSAVQASTGPVTHELLSQFKVNKAFISAGGVSLMDGVTDYLLEEALVSRRMMERAEESILVADHTKFGRSTFAQISPMNHVSMVITDSECSTEWIEALHQMEIETVHTI, encoded by the coding sequence ATGTCTCTAACGTACGAAGAGCGCAAAAACACTATTCTTACTCGTTTGGCTACCCAAGGGAAAGTTCAGGTTCAGGCTTTGGCAGATCTGTTTCAGGTATCTACAGAAACCATACGACGTGATCTGGATCGACTCGAAAAGGAAGGCGAATTGCGTAAAGTCTATGGCGGAGCTGTTCGTGTACGTTCAGGAATGATCGAAGCCCCTTTTCAAAAGCGTGCGCAGCTTCAGATGAGTGAGAAACAGCGCATCGGCATAGCAGCTGCCGCTCTGATTGAAGATGGTGAAACCGTGATGTTGGACAATGGCACAACAACACTGGAGATCATGCGTCAACTAAGAAATCGTTCACAGGTGACTGTCATCACCAACTCAGTTCCAATCCTCACCTGTGCGCTGGAAGGTTTTGCAGGTAAAATCATTTTTGCTGGAGGTGAAATCAATTCAGCGGTACAAGCTTCCACGGGGCCAGTCACACATGAATTGCTGAGTCAGTTCAAAGTAAACAAAGCATTCATCTCTGCCGGCGGTGTTTCGTTAATGGATGGTGTAACAGACTATTTGCTGGAAGAAGCACTTGTTTCCCGCAGAATGATGGAACGAGCAGAAGAGTCCATTTTGGTAGCCGATCACACCAAATTTGGTCGATCCACGTTTGCACAGATCTCCCCCATGAATCACGTATCAATGGTCATTACAGACTCCGAATGTTCGACAGAATGGATTGAGGCCCTACATCAAATGGAGATTGAAACGGTTCACACGATTTGA
- a CDS encoding metallophosphoesterase family protein: protein MKRQLTFQKDGTFKIVQFTDLHWKDGRPEDIRTRKLMNTVVQAEQPDLVVFTGDVIYTGPVDQGKKACEHPEQAFREAVAVVEECGIPWAFVYGNHDTENRITPDGLMDVIQEHEYNVTEPGPSQIAGMSNYTLEVADPNGSPAAVLYFLDSGSYSTVESIPGYDWIQPNQIQWLMSESIRVNPGRSRGDKLPALAFFHIPIPEYQSMWDTQICYGSKYEPVCSAQVNSGLFSALLEMGDVMGTFCGHDHVNDFHGNYHGIRLCYGRSSGHSTYGREGMLRGGRIIQMKAGQRSFDTWLRLEDGSVVKEQPEHQPGSASAQ from the coding sequence GTGAAGCGACAGCTGACTTTTCAAAAAGATGGAACGTTTAAAATTGTGCAGTTTACAGATCTGCACTGGAAAGACGGTCGTCCTGAGGATATCAGAACCCGGAAGTTAATGAATACCGTTGTTCAAGCGGAACAACCCGATCTGGTTGTGTTTACAGGGGATGTGATCTATACGGGGCCGGTAGATCAGGGGAAAAAGGCATGTGAGCATCCGGAGCAGGCTTTCCGTGAGGCCGTAGCAGTTGTGGAAGAGTGTGGCATTCCGTGGGCATTTGTGTACGGCAATCACGATACGGAAAATCGGATTACTCCCGATGGATTAATGGATGTCATTCAGGAGCATGAGTATAACGTGACAGAGCCTGGTCCAAGCCAGATTGCAGGGATGAGCAATTACACGCTAGAGGTAGCCGATCCGAATGGGAGTCCGGCTGCAGTATTGTATTTCCTCGATTCAGGGAGTTATTCCACAGTTGAGTCTATTCCCGGCTATGACTGGATTCAGCCCAATCAGATCCAGTGGCTGATGTCTGAATCCATACGCGTCAATCCCGGCCGCAGCCGCGGAGATAAGCTACCCGCCTTGGCGTTTTTTCATATCCCGATTCCTGAATACCAGTCCATGTGGGACACGCAGATCTGTTATGGCAGCAAGTACGAGCCTGTCTGTTCTGCCCAAGTGAACTCGGGGCTGTTCTCTGCACTGCTGGAGATGGGCGATGTGATGGGAACCTTTTGCGGACATGATCATGTGAATGATTTTCACGGGAATTACCATGGCATTCGTCTCTGCTACGGGCGTTCGAGTGGGCACAGTACATATGGAAGGGAAGGCATGCTGCGCGGAGGACGCATCATTCAGATGAAGGCGGGACAACGCAGCTTTGATACATGGCTTCGTCTGGAAGACGGCTCTGTCGTGAAGGAGCAGCCAGAACATCAACCTGGGAGCGCTTCAGCACAATAG
- a CDS encoding DMT family transporter codes for MILPIMLVLASGMAHAVWSMFTKRSLNKSVFLWSIMMIPTILLLPVLIVELAREPLSMAAYALLILSMGLQALYSWLLSQTYELGDLSQIYPIMRGTSTLLVPLIGVTFLGETLSLYGWIGIACMLGGFTVLSGAGSRDVNTGSRVTGLKPVLMALCVGLCTTSYVFVDKLNLEHISPLSLLEVTNIGFVAGLTPALLASRQLRQEWKVNRSTIMLGALLNPGSYLLFLFALQQAPMARLGPLREVGTIFAAFLGILLLKEQQGKKRILCSVVIFAGILLIGMWG; via the coding sequence ATGATTTTACCTATAATGCTGGTACTGGCTTCCGGGATGGCTCATGCCGTCTGGAGCATGTTTACCAAGCGCAGTCTGAATAAAAGTGTGTTTTTGTGGTCCATCATGATGATTCCAACGATTCTATTGCTTCCTGTACTCATTGTGGAATTGGCACGTGAACCCTTATCCATGGCAGCCTATGCGCTACTGATTCTGTCGATGGGCTTGCAGGCATTGTACTCTTGGCTGTTGTCTCAGACCTACGAACTCGGCGATCTATCTCAGATCTATCCGATTATGCGGGGAACGAGCACCTTATTGGTACCTCTAATCGGAGTTACTTTTCTGGGCGAAACCTTATCATTGTACGGCTGGATCGGCATTGCGTGTATGCTCGGCGGATTTACGGTGCTCAGTGGTGCCGGAAGCAGAGATGTTAATACGGGCTCGCGTGTAACGGGATTGAAGCCGGTTTTGATGGCTTTATGTGTAGGTTTATGTACAACCAGTTACGTGTTCGTGGATAAGCTGAATCTGGAACATATCTCACCCTTATCATTACTTGAAGTGACCAACATTGGTTTTGTCGCCGGTTTAACCCCTGCGTTGCTGGCTTCTCGTCAACTGCGTCAGGAGTGGAAGGTGAATCGATCGACCATTATGCTTGGCGCGTTACTGAATCCGGGCTCGTATCTGTTGTTTCTGTTTGCGTTACAGCAGGCACCGATGGCAAGACTGGGTCCCCTTCGGGAAGTAGGAACGATATTTGCAGCCTTCCTCGGTATTTTACTGCTGAAAGAACAGCAGGGGAAAAAGCGTATTCTCTGTTCCGTCGTTATTTTTGCAGGCATTTTGCTAATTGGGATGTGGGGCTGA
- a CDS encoding nucleotidyltransferase family protein, whose product MHEEKFIRAIAEHEQLMHDLRRVRGLHLPQCYIGAGYIRNYIWDVLHGYAVRELHSDIDVVYYDAQDLREERDIQLECQLRELTGNAKWSVKNQARMHLRNGTDPYLSTEDALRYWPEIVTAIGVQLDEEDRVNICAPHGLYDLYALMVRRSPFFTDADYYNQRVQKKCWQQQWPKLTIITD is encoded by the coding sequence TTGCATGAGGAGAAATTCATCCGGGCAATTGCGGAGCACGAGCAATTAATGCATGACCTGCGGAGAGTCCGAGGTCTCCATTTGCCACAATGTTACATAGGTGCAGGATATATTCGCAATTATATCTGGGATGTTCTTCATGGATATGCTGTTCGAGAGCTGCATAGTGATATTGATGTTGTCTATTACGATGCGCAAGATCTGCGAGAGGAACGAGACATACAGTTGGAGTGTCAGCTTCGTGAGTTGACAGGCAATGCCAAGTGGTCGGTCAAAAATCAGGCCAGAATGCATCTGCGCAATGGCACAGATCCTTATCTTTCTACTGAAGATGCTCTTCGCTATTGGCCAGAGATTGTGACTGCCATAGGCGTACAGTTGGATGAAGAAGATCGGGTTAACATCTGCGCTCCTCATGGTCTGTATGATCTGTATGCGTTAATGGTTCGTCGAAGCCCGTTCTTCACGGATGCTGATTATTATAATCAACGCGTACAGAAGAAGTGCTGGCAACAACAGTGGCCCAAACTAACGATAATAACAGACTGA
- a CDS encoding YdcF family protein → MKKFLQKNGLIIDLVLLACFVAFLVFWGQRFAVMFFGMITVAFIVLRRIDYQKHVILKRIILTGFGVVAVSFVIVEALVFTQLSANDPEEADYVIILGSGIRGTELSLTLKQRLDASLDYIRSHPQTPVIVSGGQGPGESIPEALAMKNYLIEQGINPAQVIMEDRSTSTQENLAFSKKIIHESGLEHPEIMIVTSDYHMFRSKYIAAKNGYAAEYGISAPSPGYLKPVNMIREYFATIKTFI, encoded by the coding sequence ATGAAAAAGTTCTTACAGAAAAATGGACTGATCATTGATCTTGTCCTGTTGGCATGTTTTGTAGCTTTTCTGGTCTTTTGGGGCCAGAGGTTTGCGGTCATGTTTTTCGGAATGATCACGGTGGCTTTTATCGTGCTAAGACGGATTGACTATCAGAAGCATGTTATTCTGAAACGGATTATCCTTACCGGATTTGGTGTGGTTGCCGTCTCCTTTGTCATTGTTGAAGCACTTGTGTTCACACAGCTTAGTGCGAATGATCCGGAAGAAGCGGACTATGTCATTATTCTGGGTTCAGGCATTCGGGGAACGGAATTGTCATTGACCCTCAAGCAAAGGTTAGATGCCAGTCTGGACTACATTCGCAGTCACCCTCAGACGCCGGTCATTGTATCGGGTGGACAGGGACCCGGGGAATCGATTCCCGAAGCGCTTGCCATGAAAAACTATCTGATTGAACAGGGGATTAACCCCGCCCAAGTCATTATGGAAGATCGCTCGACGAGTACACAGGAGAATCTGGCCTTTTCCAAAAAAATCATTCATGAATCCGGATTGGAGCACCCCGAGATCATGATTGTCACCAGTGATTATCATATGTTCCGTTCCAAATATATCGCTGCCAAGAACGGGTACGCGGCAGAATACGGTATATCGGCCCCGTCACCGGGATATTTGAAGCCGGTCAACATGATCCGTGAATATTTTGCTACGATCAAAACGTTTATCTAA
- a CDS encoding M56 family metallopeptidase yields MNIFFEILCSLTVAGSIVAICMLTLRLIPVSVFPTKWLYRLGKMALLFYLLPVSLGLSWLLGFAFPPTSTVPSMEHATSTSLLAGTFISAQTISVTTAWSLLCIWGIGVIGFSAWQVYCYRRFLNELSRTRTPVLYDSEAAIQLPLIKETLGIQRNITLAHSTAVRSPILVGLFKPTIYLPPENTVKMDIKMVIHHELVHLKHQDLWVKALTLGVSALHWFNPLIHIIRRDIHTWSELACDEDVVKEMSHEERRQYGETILNVMAGTKNMPAQFCSSLSGEGKQLKRRLMNMFNVKKLNKKHWMLSMGALLLITGVSTSTAVWASNHTVKVEAKATEAVPVPTVSETPEIAASPSKSGISEAVTAPAASKTPEIVAIPEDEVSENIPAPSTTEPSEVQVVEPATVPSPAGSSEMVALPSEAATVPSPASSSEMVAPADQISEAVLVPSEK; encoded by the coding sequence ATGAACATCTTTTTTGAAATTCTGTGCAGCCTGACCGTGGCTGGAAGTATCGTTGCCATATGTATGTTGACTCTGCGACTCATACCTGTATCTGTTTTTCCGACCAAGTGGCTCTACAGACTCGGTAAAATGGCTCTCTTGTTCTATCTGCTCCCGGTATCCCTTGGCCTTTCATGGCTTTTGGGTTTTGCATTCCCTCCTACATCAACTGTACCGAGTATGGAGCATGCAACATCTACAAGCTTACTTGCAGGGACATTTATCTCGGCACAAACCATTTCTGTAACTACAGCCTGGTCCCTGTTATGCATATGGGGCATTGGCGTCATCGGTTTTTCTGCATGGCAGGTGTACTGTTATCGGAGATTTTTGAATGAACTATCACGCACACGTACACCAGTTCTCTATGATAGTGAAGCCGCTATACAGCTGCCATTGATCAAAGAGACTTTGGGTATCCAACGCAATATCACGCTTGCTCACAGCACGGCAGTACGGAGCCCTATACTGGTCGGCTTGTTTAAACCAACAATATATCTTCCACCCGAAAATACGGTAAAGATGGACATCAAGATGGTGATTCATCATGAGTTGGTACATCTGAAACATCAAGATCTGTGGGTCAAAGCTCTGACCTTGGGGGTTAGTGCCCTGCACTGGTTCAATCCCCTGATTCATATAATTCGCCGGGACATTCATACCTGGAGCGAATTAGCCTGTGATGAAGATGTGGTGAAAGAGATGTCCCACGAAGAACGAAGACAATATGGTGAGACAATTTTAAATGTGATGGCTGGAACCAAGAATATGCCTGCTCAATTTTGTTCATCCCTGTCGGGTGAAGGCAAACAATTAAAAAGGAGATTGATGAACATGTTTAACGTGAAGAAACTGAACAAGAAACACTGGATGTTAAGTATGGGGGCCCTATTGCTTATTACAGGAGTAAGTACATCCACCGCAGTATGGGCATCAAACCATACGGTTAAAGTAGAGGCCAAAGCTACTGAAGCCGTGCCTGTTCCTACCGTATCTGAAACTCCTGAAATCGCAGCTTCTCCATCTAAATCCGGAATTTCTGAAGCTGTAACTGCTCCCGCTGCTTCCAAAACGCCTGAAATCGTGGCTATCCCTGAAGATGAAGTTTCAGAAAATATACCAGCTCCTTCGACTACTGAACCCTCTGAAGTTCAAGTTGTAGAACCAGCCACAGTTCCTTCTCCTGCTGGATCTTCTGAGATGGTAGCCCTCCCTTCCGAGGCTGCAACCGTTCCTTCTCCTGCCTCATCTTCTGAGATGGTAGCGCCTGCGGATCAGATTTCTGAAGCTGTACTTGTTCCTTCAGAGAAGTAA
- a CDS encoding BlaI/MecI/CopY family transcriptional regulator: MNQIQKLSETEMELMVVIWSCDPPVTSTELLDIFAEKGKAWKAQTMSTFLSRLVDKGALTVTRRGRINDYKPLLQPEDYKLQETQHVLDGLYQGSVKNLVSAMYDGDKLSDDDISELKKWLSEK; the protein is encoded by the coding sequence GTGAACCAGATTCAAAAATTATCCGAAACAGAAATGGAGTTAATGGTCGTTATATGGTCATGCGATCCACCCGTCACCTCGACAGAGCTATTAGACATATTCGCTGAGAAAGGGAAAGCGTGGAAAGCGCAGACCATGTCTACCTTTCTGTCCAGATTGGTGGATAAAGGCGCTCTTACCGTGACGAGGCGTGGAAGAATCAATGATTACAAACCTCTTCTACAACCAGAAGACTATAAACTACAGGAAACACAGCACGTGCTTGATGGGCTTTATCAAGGTTCTGTCAAGAATTTGGTTTCGGCCATGTATGACGGCGATAAGCTTTCAGACGATGACATTTCAGAACTGAAAAAATGGCTTTCGGAAAAGTAG
- a CDS encoding TIGR01777 family oxidoreductase, producing MKKIVLAGGTGFVGQEFAQRFRKLGYEVLIISRQPGHIAWEDRTGIIEALEEAEMLINLAGKSVNCRYTDENRKVILESRTRTTRILGEAVLACKHPPELWINSSTATIYRHAEDRPMTEKEGEIGSGFSVDVAKAWEQAFFEFSLPSTRQIALRIAIVLGEGGVMVPMTNLVRFGLGGSQGAGTQQFSWIHIEDLFRMVIYLQEHPHLNGVFNASSPHPVTNRELMARLREQMGVRIGLPSPRWMLELGARFIKTETELVLKSRWVIPERLEGEGFTFTYGTLDVALAEILSKKK from the coding sequence TTGAAAAAGATTGTATTAGCTGGTGGAACGGGTTTTGTTGGACAGGAGTTTGCCCAAAGGTTCAGGAAGCTAGGTTATGAGGTGCTGATTATCTCGCGTCAGCCCGGTCATATTGCCTGGGAGGATCGTACAGGAATCATAGAGGCACTGGAAGAAGCAGAGATGTTGATTAACCTGGCAGGTAAATCGGTGAACTGCCGTTATACGGATGAGAATCGCAAAGTCATTCTGGAATCCAGAACGCGTACAACACGTATTCTCGGTGAAGCCGTCCTGGCTTGTAAACATCCTCCCGAACTATGGATTAATTCGAGTACGGCGACCATATACAGACATGCTGAAGATCGTCCCATGACGGAAAAAGAAGGCGAGATTGGCTCTGGCTTCTCGGTCGACGTTGCCAAAGCTTGGGAACAGGCTTTCTTTGAATTCAGTTTGCCATCTACACGTCAAATTGCATTGCGAATTGCGATTGTGCTGGGCGAGGGCGGCGTGATGGTGCCCATGACGAACCTGGTCCGTTTTGGCCTGGGAGGATCTCAAGGTGCAGGAACACAGCAATTCAGCTGGATTCATATCGAGGATCTGTTCCGCATGGTGATCTATTTGCAAGAGCATCCACACTTAAATGGTGTGTTCAATGCGTCCTCTCCGCATCCGGTTACAAATCGGGAGCTCATGGCACGTCTGAGAGAACAGATGGGCGTTCGGATCGGGCTGCCTTCTCCTCGCTGGATGCTTGAACTGGGCGCACGATTCATCAAGACCGAAACAGAGCTGGTTCTCAAAAGTCGATGGGTCATTCCTGAGCGACTGGAGGGGGAAGGCTTCACTTTCACCTACGGAACGTTAGATGTCGCTCTTGCCGAGATCCTGAGTAAGAAGAAATGA